A genomic stretch from Methanomassiliicoccales archaeon includes:
- a CDS encoding VCBS repeat-containing protein yields the protein MSRVFRKLRKAKEAVSEIIANILVLAITVTLFSSIMWYVGTMPAPTEQVYGDFDATLSFVNGGTSIIEIVHKSGPTLKDYRTDIYLIVDEVPHTLHIRDGTINGTNSEEWRIGDIWKFDATAHGISITPSSSVTIMIVDPTVNSLIWSTRLLGAEGRNPPVIMNKWVGIKIGSIWTATSTVLQTQQIKVFAKVTDVDGDLSAVYADLSCLGISDDMGFGVGIYKMIDSNGDGTFSTEMDIGVPVLNNTGERAINVIAEDTGGRRTISVLLVTIQSYTTGPPTILYAAIEPSSSILGSTFTVRCYITDPNDNLNKSSVVVANEDNYETLGTVNTSHLSPSTAEGVAAPGITKLRSDDGDFLSVPAGGYANVTAWSLPFPDDITGKTFQTAVLKVRYYTGNNFNGTNILLNVDGSGKGLPILRWTTPITRVFNLMAMGYDTVDELKNVRVTFHNEGNDTVYFDYWWLEVTYSNTTLTAFQRLVEDPYNPGYFTGYGVARSDILEAASRTYYYRISASDETGNEVSVRISHTVITSEILMGGGYGKGEPPGNLNYSALQGFNIFELSEWKVKNYSATPRTIFSQSEDAVVVVASKYLVNTDNENTLLVIDPTTKVVVSAVSSPNVVFQRYDYNSGYYVYNATIDCAKLQNNKKYMVQVQLRDTWVPNNIFFATQLITIGSADYPVFMTFKDSSYSIPCTEFTTYDLSNNIIYVEIRNRYGGDWFQYGGDVEIRDFFWNAQIKRVPPLSGWNGPVSTVTKVDTNVYRFAINLANATEGTPWIPGENAYVLRYDMFKAGNETYVLSKVITITAPKYKLDFVAGIDLQTSGPSWSQKYTMFFYKNDNHWSPPDMLEGVNEAKKPIYISILVRTGDMNNDGKNDIVAVVAEYNSSINKLETYWLFLYMNDGYWTRYTIADLGTSATPTVLELGNLDFDNDLDIILGFSNGKVCFYRNDGIWSYKAVDTSLTSSVADLKVGDLDWAFTPGNDPQRSLDIAVCRADGTVQIYKNSDGAGVTWTRYSRTGTATDVVDYADSDIHIFGIQTGQPTGTYLDTQNAYYDPGVFERIIEQWVYRYQESTPAARDAIKDTTNETDATQLRPNDNQYYTVIYGQTAYIKSWDPTGLIGDVPIDRLIFKVRYKTYRYDGTDYIKWGLGTGDPTNNMMQIRNSEGEWIEDEFNLTGSIQLASTLINLKVSFTNTYFLNEPSVIDFDYWILNVTWKTGDKLDHRWTIEVTPGTSHTFQLYASKSSAEDDFQFYYSTDNITFTAMTSAKVTSTSPTLYTFTLPAGISGKLYIKVEDTNRASTVTSLDYVDIYQMSVRTTAAGGLVGSTAKALAIADMNNDGSNDLIVVGESSKKGRLWVGLNNEGNILPYLVQVIPDNSDLAGCVGADAGFFVGGNSLKDIALATGSKVYFIEQTTLGTYAMSSLSFSISTITVMAAGDVDGNGRTDILVGTSDGRIILYMNYLGLTTGWQSYLVDSRGCPINDIGLGKLQNA from the coding sequence ATGAGTCGAGTTTTCAGAAAATTGCGAAAGGCCAAGGAAGCAGTATCTGAGATCATCGCCAACATCCTTGTCCTCGCAATCACTGTCACTTTATTTTCCAGTATCATGTGGTATGTTGGCACGATGCCAGCACCAACGGAACAGGTTTACGGAGATTTTGATGCCACCTTGTCATTCGTGAACGGCGGCACGTCTATCATAGAGATAGTCCATAAGTCTGGTCCGACACTGAAGGATTACAGGACTGACATCTATCTAATTGTGGATGAAGTACCGCACACATTGCATATTCGGGATGGAACAATCAATGGGACCAACTCTGAAGAATGGAGAATCGGGGATATCTGGAAGTTTGATGCTACCGCTCATGGCATCAGCATCACTCCGAGCTCTTCCGTTACCATCATGATCGTCGATCCGACGGTCAATTCATTGATTTGGTCGACAAGGCTTCTCGGAGCTGAAGGCAGGAATCCTCCAGTTATTATGAACAAGTGGGTGGGTATCAAGATAGGATCGATTTGGACCGCAACGAGCACCGTGCTCCAGACGCAACAGATTAAGGTTTTTGCGAAAGTGACCGATGTCGATGGTGATCTTTCGGCCGTCTATGCTGATTTATCCTGTCTCGGAATCAGTGATGACATGGGATTTGGTGTTGGAATTTACAAAATGATTGATTCAAACGGCGATGGCACTTTTTCAACTGAAATGGATATTGGTGTGCCGGTTTTGAATAATACTGGCGAGAGAGCAATTAATGTCATCGCCGAGGACACCGGTGGAAGGCGGACGATTTCTGTACTCCTAGTAACTATTCAATCTTACACGACCGGACCACCTACGATCCTCTATGCAGCGATCGAGCCCAGTAGCTCCATACTGGGATCGACTTTCACGGTGCGCTGTTACATAACCGATCCAAATGATAACCTGAATAAGAGTAGCGTTGTTGTGGCGAATGAGGATAACTATGAGACGCTGGGTACTGTCAACACATCACATCTATCTCCATCGACTGCAGAAGGTGTTGCGGCGCCTGGAATTACGAAGTTAAGAAGCGACGATGGTGATTTTCTCTCTGTGCCTGCTGGTGGATACGCGAATGTGACAGCCTGGAGTCTCCCATTCCCGGATGACATCACTGGCAAGACTTTCCAAACGGCTGTTTTAAAAGTTAGATATTATACTGGAAATAATTTCAACGGAACAAATATCCTTCTCAATGTTGATGGCTCGGGAAAAGGCCTTCCGATTTTGAGGTGGACAACGCCGATCACTCGGGTATTCAATTTGATGGCGATGGGTTATGATACAGTGGATGAACTAAAGAACGTGAGGGTGACTTTCCACAATGAGGGTAACGATACTGTCTATTTCGATTACTGGTGGCTTGAGGTCACTTATTCAAACACAACGCTTACCGCTTTTCAGAGACTGGTGGAAGATCCGTACAATCCAGGATACTTCACTGGTTACGGCGTTGCAAGAAGTGATATTCTCGAAGCTGCCTCAAGAACTTATTATTATAGGATCTCCGCAAGCGATGAGACTGGCAACGAGGTGAGTGTTCGCATTTCTCACACGGTTATCACCTCTGAGATTCTTATGGGAGGTGGTTATGGCAAGGGCGAACCTCCTGGGAATCTCAACTACAGCGCATTGCAGGGGTTCAACATTTTTGAGCTCTCTGAATGGAAGGTTAAGAACTATTCCGCGACACCTAGAACGATCTTCTCGCAGAGTGAGGATGCGGTTGTAGTTGTCGCGAGCAAGTATCTAGTCAACACAGATAATGAGAACACCTTGTTGGTAATCGATCCAACAACAAAGGTCGTTGTCTCGGCTGTCTCAAGTCCAAATGTTGTATTCCAGAGATATGATTACAATTCGGGTTATTACGTCTACAATGCGACAATCGACTGCGCCAAACTTCAAAACAACAAGAAATATATGGTGCAGGTTCAGCTAAGGGATACTTGGGTTCCGAACAATATTTTCTTCGCGACGCAATTGATCACAATTGGCTCTGCAGATTATCCTGTATTCATGACTTTCAAGGACTCGAGTTATTCGATACCCTGCACTGAATTCACGACCTATGATCTGTCAAATAATATTATTTATGTTGAAATCAGAAACAGGTATGGTGGCGATTGGTTCCAGTACGGCGGGGACGTCGAAATCAGGGACTTTTTCTGGAATGCGCAAATTAAGAGAGTTCCGCCGCTGAGTGGATGGAACGGCCCGGTCAGTACTGTGACAAAGGTTGACACCAATGTATATCGATTCGCGATCAATTTGGCCAACGCGACCGAAGGAACTCCGTGGATACCGGGCGAGAACGCATATGTGTTACGGTATGACATGTTCAAAGCAGGTAACGAGACTTACGTACTTTCAAAAGTTATTACAATTACGGCTCCGAAGTACAAATTAGATTTTGTCGCAGGTATTGATCTCCAGACCAGCGGACCTTCCTGGAGTCAGAAATACACCATGTTCTTCTACAAGAATGATAATCACTGGTCCCCTCCAGATATGCTAGAAGGTGTCAATGAAGCAAAAAAACCGATTTATATATCCATCCTCGTAAGAACTGGCGATATGAACAACGATGGCAAGAACGACATCGTTGCAGTCGTTGCAGAGTATAACTCCAGTATTAACAAGCTGGAAACTTACTGGCTCTTTCTTTATATGAACGATGGATATTGGACGCGATACACAATTGCCGATCTTGGAACTTCTGCAACACCGACCGTTCTTGAGCTCGGTAATTTGGATTTTGATAACGATTTGGATATCATACTTGGCTTCTCGAATGGCAAAGTCTGTTTCTACAGAAACGATGGTATCTGGTCATATAAGGCTGTTGACACATCGTTGACCTCGTCCGTTGCCGACCTCAAGGTCGGAGACCTCGATTGGGCTTTTACGCCTGGCAACGATCCGCAGAGGTCGCTCGACATCGCAGTATGTCGTGCTGATGGTACAGTTCAAATATATAAAAACAGCGATGGTGCTGGCGTTACCTGGACCCGCTATTCAAGAACGGGAACTGCTACCGATGTCGTTGATTACGCCGATTCGGACATTCATATCTTCGGAATTCAGACCGGTCAACCAACTGGAACATATCTGGATACGCAAAATGCGTACTATGATCCAGGCGTCTTCGAGAGAATTATCGAGCAATGGGTCTACAGGTATCAGGAGAGCACGCCAGCTGCAAGAGATGCCATAAAGGATACGACGAATGAAACAGATGCAACGCAGTTGCGTCCAAACGACAATCAATACTATACAGTTATTTATGGCCAGACTGCCTACATAAAATCCTGGGATCCAACTGGACTGATTGGTGACGTACCGATCGATCGACTCATTTTCAAGGTCAGGTATAAGACATATCGGTACGATGGGACAGATTACATAAAATGGGGTCTGGGCACGGGCGATCCCACGAATAATATGATGCAAATCAGGAATTCGGAGGGGGAATGGATCGAGGATGAGTTCAATTTGACCGGTTCAATCCAGTTGGCAAGTACCTTAATCAATCTGAAAGTAAGTTTCACAAATACTTATTTCCTCAATGAGCCTTCGGTCATCGACTTTGATTACTGGATACTTAATGTAACATGGAAAACTGGGGATAAGTTGGATCATCGCTGGACGATAGAGGTAACACCCGGCACTTCCCACACATTCCAGTTGTATGCGAGTAAATCCTCCGCAGAAGATGATTTTCAATTCTATTATTCGACTGACAATATAACATTTACTGCTATGACATCGGCAAAAGTGACATCAACATCACCAACTCTATATACTTTTACACTGCCGGCGGGAATCTCAGGAAAGCTCTATATTAAAGTGGAAGACACAAATAGAGCTTCTACAGTAACATCGCTTGATTATGTCGACATTTATCAGATGTCAGTAAGAACGACGGCTGCAGGAGGTCTGGTTGGAAGCACCGCCAAAGCACTTGCGATCGCTGACATGAACAACGATGGCTCAAATGATCTCATCGTCGTCGGAGAATCGAGTAAGAAAGGAAGGCTCTGGGTCGGACTGAATAATGAGGGAAATATTCTTCCGTACTTGGTTCAGGTAATCCCAGATAATTCCGATCTCGCGGGATGCGTCGGCGCGGATGCAGGTTTCTTCGTAGGAGGCAACAGTCTGAAGGATATCGCGCTGGCAACGGGTTCGAAGGTCTATTTCATTGAACAGACCACATTGGGAACATACGCGATGAGCAGTCTATCCTTCTCCATTTCCACAATCACTGTGATGGCAGCTGGAGATGTCGACGGCAATGGGAGAACGGATATACTGGTCGGAACTTCAGATGGTCGGATCATCCTCTATATGAATTATCTCGGTTTGACGACAGGTTGGCAGTCCTATCTCGTCGATTCGCGGGGTTGTCCGATCAATGATATTGGCTTAGGTAAACTGCAGAATGCGTGA
- a CDS encoding cupin domain-containing protein: MAERIENAFVTNLETMIEFAKEGIVSKTFLDRPDLKMVLFCMAKGQSLSEHTASMPASIHVIRGKAMIILEEKKYEAVPNTWIYMPAELKHAIDAVEDFVFLLTLHKSIKK; the protein is encoded by the coding sequence ATGGCCGAGAGAATCGAGAATGCATTTGTCACCAATCTTGAAACAATGATCGAATTTGCGAAGGAAGGCATCGTGAGCAAGACGTTTCTTGACAGGCCAGACTTGAAAATGGTTCTCTTTTGCATGGCGAAGGGGCAGAGCCTGTCTGAGCACACGGCGAGCATGCCGGCTTCTATTCATGTGATAAGGGGGAAGGCGATGATTATCCTCGAAGAGAAAAAGTACGAAGCAGTGCCAAACACATGGATATACATGCCAGCTGAATTGAAACATGCGATCGACGCCGTTGAGGATTTCGTTTTTCTGTTGACTCTACACAAGTCGATTAAGAAGTGA
- a CDS encoding ZIP family metal transporter, producing MDSLLVLLIYSVAIIVAALVGGFLPLIRNWTSLQLHLFTALSAGVFIGAAFLHMIPDAMEMTSTHSALLFVLIGFIFILFAERVIMHSHAKECVEECEHEHMLTGLTAFFGLVIHSLVAGIGLGVAVLVEPALGVIVFAAIMAHESIELFSLSTVFKLARFENKKILAYVIPLSLMKPAGAWIAILAFEIVARIQLGIPLALAAGTFLYVGICDLLPEAFHEEKKRYSGFILVLIGIVIMYALGLFI from the coding sequence ATGGATTCCCTTCTTGTCCTGCTCATTTACTCGGTTGCAATCATTGTTGCAGCACTCGTCGGGGGCTTTCTTCCACTCATCAGAAATTGGACTTCTCTGCAGCTCCATCTCTTCACAGCTCTCAGTGCTGGAGTGTTCATTGGAGCGGCGTTCTTACACATGATTCCAGATGCGATGGAAATGACAAGCACGCACAGCGCGCTTCTTTTCGTTCTGATCGGTTTCATCTTCATTCTCTTCGCCGAGCGGGTTATTATGCACAGCCATGCAAAGGAATGCGTCGAGGAATGTGAACACGAACATATGCTCACTGGATTGACCGCCTTTTTCGGCCTCGTGATCCATTCTCTTGTCGCTGGCATCGGCCTCGGCGTCGCGGTTCTCGTCGAACCAGCTTTGGGTGTCATTGTTTTTGCTGCGATCATGGCCCACGAGAGCATTGAGCTCTTTTCTTTATCAACGGTCTTCAAGCTCGCTCGATTCGAAAACAAGAAAATCCTCGCATATGTGATTCCTTTATCACTGATGAAACCGGCGGGTGCATGGATTGCGATCCTCGCCTTCGAGATCGTGGCAAGAATCCAGCTCGGCATCCCGCTCGCGCTTGCAGCCGGCACATTTCTTTACGTGGGTATTTGCGATTTACTTCCGGAGGCCTTTCACGAAGAAAAGAAGCGGTATTCGGGATTCATTCTTGTGCTCATCGGTATCGTCATCATGTACGCACTCGGACTTTTCATTTGA
- a CDS encoding flippase, which yields MNVVKRIARNTLSLAAAYIFSQIITLILSIFLARFLGEEKYGAYVFAFAFAGLIFVIADFGLNGLLVVEVSKNKSIASRYMPTTLLLRSLLGFICLLISFSAVLITSYPKETAFVIMVVAMTSFFGNLTAVFFGMFNAFECMHLNLLVQIIERSFTVTIVLAMLFSGFGLTEIILVIFAGSILSFLIAYLIFSKSITRPIWKFSISDAKAQFKRATHFATSSVLLTLLYTINTVLVQIWGGNIAAAYYGVAYNLAIPLSLLHTFFLGAIMPLTSQTYEQSIEKLKMIQQKAMKFLFFFGLPITIGGVIVGGEVVTFLYGENFAPAILPFQILILVVAVKYFCGNIANVLASANLMRLNAYSVVAATVVNIGVCGILIPLYGPAGGAAAFLLANVVMGFMNLRFMTSRLFSVDYIDIGLKTIVASVALAIFLIIVKSYLNAILTIVAGTVFYIAVGLMIGTFDKGDRDILFRLVRE from the coding sequence ATGAATGTTGTTAAGAGAATTGCGAGGAATACGCTTTCCCTGGCCGCTGCTTATATATTCAGCCAGATCATCACTTTAATTCTTTCAATCTTCCTCGCGCGATTTCTTGGCGAGGAGAAATACGGCGCATATGTCTTCGCGTTCGCATTTGCTGGCCTGATCTTCGTCATCGCCGATTTCGGGCTCAATGGTCTTTTGGTTGTTGAGGTTTCGAAAAACAAGTCGATCGCATCGCGATACATGCCGACAACGCTGCTTCTCAGATCTTTACTCGGCTTCATCTGCCTATTGATTTCATTTTCAGCGGTCTTGATCACCTCTTATCCAAAAGAGACTGCTTTCGTCATCATGGTCGTTGCGATGACGAGTTTCTTCGGCAACCTGACGGCCGTCTTTTTTGGAATGTTCAATGCCTTCGAGTGCATGCATTTGAATCTTCTCGTTCAAATCATCGAGCGCTCTTTTACAGTTACAATCGTCCTCGCGATGCTCTTCTCGGGATTTGGTCTTACAGAAATCATCCTCGTCATCTTCGCAGGCAGCATCCTCAGCTTCTTGATCGCATATCTGATCTTCTCAAAGTCAATCACACGGCCGATATGGAAGTTTTCGATCAGCGATGCGAAAGCGCAGTTTAAACGCGCGACACACTTCGCGACTTCGAGCGTTCTCCTCACATTGCTTTATACAATTAACACTGTCCTCGTACAAATATGGGGAGGCAATATCGCCGCAGCTTATTACGGCGTTGCATATAACCTCGCCATCCCGCTCAGTCTTCTTCACACCTTTTTCCTCGGCGCGATTATGCCATTGACCTCTCAGACTTACGAGCAATCGATTGAAAAGCTGAAGATGATTCAGCAAAAGGCGATGAAATTCCTGTTTTTCTTCGGCCTTCCGATCACGATCGGTGGCGTCATTGTCGGGGGAGAAGTTGTCACATTTCTTTACGGTGAGAATTTCGCACCTGCGATCCTGCCGTTTCAGATTCTCATCCTCGTCGTCGCGGTTAAGTATTTCTGCGGGAACATCGCGAATGTGCTTGCCTCTGCGAATCTAATGCGTCTCAACGCTTATTCCGTTGTCGCGGCGACGGTGGTGAATATCGGCGTTTGTGGAATCCTTATCCCCCTTTACGGACCTGCAGGCGGTGCGGCAGCGTTCTTGCTTGCAAATGTTGTAATGGGGTTCATGAATTTACGCTTCATGACATCACGCCTCTTTTCGGTCGATTATATAGACATTGGATTGAAGACGATTGTCGCTTCGGTTGCTCTTGCGATTTTCCTGATTATTGTGAAAAGTTATCTTAATGCCATTCTTACGATTGTTGCTGGTACAGTTTTTTACATCGCCGTTGGACTCATGATCGGCACATTTGACAAAGGAGACAGAGACATTCTCTTCAGACTTGTAAGAGAATGA
- a CDS encoding SDR family oxidoreductase encodes MTCVLVTGGAGFIGSHLCDRLLEDGYDVICVDNLLTGRKENIRHLIGRERFELLQHDILEPFEVNAEIIINLASPASPVHYQADPVKTLKINTIGIFNLMEMAKKHKAMVLQASTSEVYGDPLVHPQKEDYWGNVNPIGPRSCYDEGKRVAESILFTYHEKEGIEIKIARIFNTYGPRMAQNDGRVVSNFIVQALKGDDLTIYGDGSQTRSFCYISDLIEGLIRLMKKENFTGPVNLGNPEEISVIDLAKKIIELTESSSKITFKPLPRDDPARRRPDITLAMKMLGWKPTVDLETGLKKTIAYFKKHL; translated from the coding sequence ATGACGTGCGTTCTCGTCACAGGCGGCGCTGGTTTCATCGGCTCACACCTATGCGATCGACTTTTAGAAGATGGATACGATGTCATCTGCGTAGACAATCTACTCACTGGGAGAAAGGAGAACATTAGACATTTGATCGGCAGGGAAAGATTCGAGCTGTTACAACATGATATTCTGGAACCCTTTGAAGTGAATGCAGAAATCATCATCAATCTGGCGTCACCGGCTTCACCAGTACACTACCAAGCGGATCCCGTGAAAACGCTGAAAATCAACACAATCGGCATCTTCAATTTGATGGAAATGGCGAAGAAACATAAAGCGATGGTGTTGCAGGCTTCGACGTCGGAAGTCTACGGCGATCCTCTTGTTCATCCACAGAAAGAAGACTACTGGGGAAATGTTAATCCCATCGGACCCAGAAGCTGTTACGATGAGGGGAAACGAGTTGCAGAGAGCATTTTATTCACTTATCATGAAAAGGAAGGCATCGAGATCAAGATAGCAAGGATCTTTAACACCTATGGCCCCAGAATGGCTCAGAACGACGGAAGGGTTGTTTCGAACTTCATTGTGCAGGCGTTGAAAGGGGATGATCTGACAATTTACGGAGACGGCTCGCAGACGAGGTCATTCTGCTACATTTCCGACCTTATCGAGGGATTGATTCGGCTCATGAAGAAAGAGAATTTCACAGGTCCAGTTAACTTGGGGAATCCTGAAGAGATATCTGTTATCGATCTCGCCAAAAAGATCATTGAATTGACAGAGTCTTCTTCAAAAATCACGTTCAAGCCGTTGCCGCGGGACGATCCCGCACGCAGACGGCCAGATATCACTCTCGCAATGAAAATGCTCGGCTGGAAACCGACAGTCGATTTGGAAACAGGATTGAAGAAAACGATCGCATATTTCAAAAAACATTTGTGA
- a CDS encoding NAD-dependent epimerase/dehydratase family protein: MNILVTGAAGQLGSYLLDELSCDHSVRGIDLKSPKVEAHSDVISLIDIRDSESVMRECEWADVVVHAAAQVSVEKSIEDPLLDAEINIIGTLNLLRSSFIAGVDLFVYISSAAVYGDPKYLPVDEAHPTNPKSPYGISKLAGEEYVRSFGECHDLDYFIIRPFNFYSPRADPRSPYSGVITKFVQRIKAGEPIVIEGDGEQTRDFIHALDVARMIKLAIDSPVRNLVLNCGSGRGTSINELAEVLASICGDVEVVRAKSREGDIRHSVADISLARDFLGFEPRISLYEGLKAFFENGD; the protein is encoded by the coding sequence GTGAATATCCTGGTGACAGGCGCGGCAGGACAGCTCGGTTCGTACCTGCTCGATGAACTCTCTTGCGATCATAGCGTCCGAGGGATTGATCTCAAATCGCCGAAAGTTGAGGCTCATTCCGATGTGATCTCTTTGATTGACATCAGGGATAGCGAGAGCGTGATGCGTGAATGCGAATGGGCTGATGTGGTTGTTCATGCGGCGGCACAGGTCAGTGTTGAAAAGAGTATTGAGGATCCATTGCTTGACGCGGAGATCAATATCATCGGCACGCTCAATTTGCTCAGATCCTCTTTTATTGCTGGTGTTGATCTCTTCGTTTACATTTCAAGTGCTGCCGTTTATGGTGATCCTAAATATTTGCCTGTTGACGAAGCTCATCCAACAAATCCGAAATCGCCTTATGGAATCAGCAAGCTAGCAGGAGAGGAATACGTGAGATCGTTCGGGGAATGTCACGATCTCGACTATTTCATCATTAGACCTTTCAACTTCTACTCGCCGAGAGCGGATCCACGAAGTCCTTATTCTGGTGTAATCACAAAATTTGTTCAAAGGATCAAGGCTGGCGAGCCGATCGTCATTGAGGGGGACGGCGAGCAGACAAGAGATTTCATTCATGCGCTCGATGTCGCACGCATGATCAAACTCGCCATCGATTCGCCGGTCAGAAACCTTGTGTTGAACTGTGGCTCTGGAAGAGGCACCTCAATCAACGAGCTCGCCGAGGTGCTCGCATCGATCTGCGGCGATGTGGAGGTCGTACGCGCGAAGTCGAGGGAGGGTGATATCAGGCATAGCGTCGCGGATATCTCGCTCGCGAGAGATTTCCTCGGTTTCGAGCCAAGAATTTCTCTTTACGAGGGATTGAAAGCCTTCTTTGAAAACGGCGATTAA
- a CDS encoding PAS domain S-box protein, producing MERIDFKNIVENAKDIIYLIDQTGKILYINPASQEIIGYKQKELIGTSIFDLMTQDSRRFSYLQFSKRIRGEVAEPRYFVDFISKTGELRRCEIYAQLVKRENSGVLVQGIIRDMTFIELLKEQLKSSKKRLETIIETAAGIIMELDPNGKIKMVNRGAEVILGYRMEEVVGADFVDRFVPPEIRGEFRELINHIVKNEKVAERSWEIETKQGKRVCILWTFNSFYDEQGKILGIVALGEDITSRLEIEKSLRRHNELLKRLNDISIAASSSLNSRETLASSIKIVIDFFNFDRAVVFCFTKEMKPQKILCLGDCDGKKILPDEKIAEEIAEEIVKTNRIIFVSQSEENKFSEKLKGITSAAFVPIKGRKINGFFCICSEDRKDFTPEEKSFFESLSIIIGYSYENAVLYEDLYRSLETIKLYDDIVLHDIVNFMMPINAYSEIVNDLIKRRISDEREEDLQRYASKLMSSIRRMIEFIENVRLLARAIEEKERERKPVNLFNALDKSIEIAKQRYTDARITVEGLDERSVNEIFVTADDALPHVFLNIITNALKYSNQQPVSVKLRIDPEQKIARIAFEDRGPGIPDEFKEKIFDRHFSLDTEKAKKGTGIGLAIVHRLVERYGGRVWVEDRVKGDYSKGARFIIELPIA from the coding sequence ATGGAACGGATTGATTTCAAGAACATAGTCGAGAACGCGAAAGATATCATTTACCTTATTGATCAAACTGGGAAGATACTTTATATTAATCCGGCATCGCAGGAAATTATTGGCTACAAGCAGAAGGAGCTTATCGGAACTTCGATTTTTGACCTCATGACCCAAGATTCTCGCAGGTTTTCTTACCTCCAGTTTTCAAAAAGGATAAGAGGGGAGGTCGCCGAGCCGAGGTATTTTGTTGATTTTATTTCAAAAACTGGTGAATTACGGCGATGCGAGATTTATGCCCAACTTGTTAAAAGAGAAAACAGTGGAGTACTTGTTCAAGGAATCATAAGAGATATGACTTTCATAGAATTACTCAAAGAGCAACTCAAGTCTAGCAAGAAACGACTGGAAACGATTATAGAAACAGCAGCGGGAATCATCATGGAGTTGGATCCGAATGGAAAAATCAAAATGGTCAACCGCGGAGCTGAGGTGATACTCGGGTATCGAATGGAGGAAGTCGTTGGCGCAGATTTCGTAGATAGATTCGTTCCGCCTGAGATCCGCGGTGAATTCAGAGAACTGATCAATCACATAGTTAAGAATGAAAAGGTCGCTGAGAGATCATGGGAAATTGAGACAAAGCAGGGAAAGAGGGTATGCATCCTATGGACCTTCAACAGTTTCTACGACGAGCAAGGAAAGATATTAGGAATTGTTGCATTGGGAGAGGATATCACCTCGAGGCTCGAGATTGAAAAAAGCCTTAGGAGACACAATGAATTACTCAAGAGATTAAATGACATAAGTATCGCTGCATCTTCTTCTCTCAATTCAAGAGAAACACTAGCATCTTCGATCAAAATTGTTATCGATTTTTTCAATTTTGATCGGGCAGTGGTTTTTTGTTTCACGAAAGAAATGAAACCGCAGAAGATTCTTTGCCTAGGCGATTGCGATGGAAAAAAAATACTTCCAGACGAAAAGATAGCTGAAGAAATTGCGGAGGAAATCGTCAAGACCAACCGCATCATTTTTGTTTCACAAAGCGAGGAAAATAAATTCAGTGAGAAGTTGAAAGGCATCACTTCTGCAGCGTTTGTCCCGATCAAGGGAAGGAAGATCAATGGTTTCTTTTGCATCTGCTCCGAGGATCGCAAGGATTTCACTCCAGAAGAGAAAAGCTTCTTTGAATCGCTCTCGATCATCATTGGTTATTCCTATGAAAACGCGGTCTTGTATGAAGACCTCTATCGATCGCTTGAGACCATCAAGTTATATGATGATATCGTCCTTCATGACATCGTCAATTTTATGATGCCAATCAATGCATACAGCGAAATCGTCAACGATCTTATCAAGAGGCGAATCTCTGACGAGCGAGAGGAGGATCTGCAGCGGTACGCTTCAAAACTGATGTCTTCAATACGCCGAATGATTGAATTCATCGAAAACGTGAGGCTACTTGCTCGTGCCATTGAGGAAAAAGAGCGAGAAAGGAAGCCAGTGAATCTATTCAATGCACTCGATAAAAGCATCGAGATTGCGAAGCAGAGGTACACCGATGCAAGAATCACTGTTGAGGGGCTTGATGAGAGATCTGTGAACGAAATATTTGTCACTGCGGATGATGCCTTGCCACATGTTTTCCTTAACATTATCACAAATGCGCTGAAATACAGCAATCAGCAGCCCGTTTCAGTTAAATTAAGAATTGATCCTGAACAGAAAATCGCAAGAATTGCGTTTGAAGATCGAGGTCCAGGAATCCCAGATGAATTTAAGGAGAAAATTTTTGACCGACACTTCTCACTTGACACCGAGAAGGCAAAGAAAGGCACCGGCATCGGCCTTGCAATCGTGCACAGGCTCGTCGAGCGCTACGGTGGAAGAGTCTGGGTCGAAGATCGAGTCAAGGGCGATTATTCAAAAGGCGCGCGTTTCATCATCGAATTGCCAATTGCATGA